The Xenopus tropicalis strain Nigerian chromosome 2, UCB_Xtro_10.0, whole genome shotgun sequence genome window below encodes:
- the efcab5 gene encoding EF-hand calcium-binding domain-containing protein 5 isoform X1, whose protein sequence is MDAESDYSAHTSSLDCSSEKLESNPKNNAIQTQDRGGDWRTIFFDKMQERGLKLQQKTLESLKLQQAQEKKEKKANPPDEQAKDWFSQDKTTVHTRAYLLDKLMPSIVPGLEALLKELEKRKVLEDSSIAFDPIIYLGEQLMRHNPEYVRDLQSNSYVQGLKEVLSDLKEQIFDLEFNRLGQLKEEMREVQHQRAQIESIQSQVKHERREVLAMQFQEWTLDVSGRIPLVLVQSALKSFSEVIANLPLDEKAAYEEELKTVNTMECMLTQEEFVEYVHPFICHFSTDLFQEFLHHLSQCADTFRETIRHDIWRQMFSDLFFACDPGKVGFLDRQRVLALLETFYEKTISETDEWQPRNPRQWPVVELDEMDPTDFWADFQEGVKSLEEQEGSVMAISATTQISTPTEGDYHLIGPMQEQDKLDGIPSTEGSSESHLIGLPFPTKSEAPTAEDIRSSDSYLIDGKPWSGKLLTADLAIKYSSYGDKIQDECNAAASKFTDLHPIMSEINSRGPSCIASAFNDSALNLPQFVQLMETFLGEGAPHSFVEKLVSFIQKEYAETEEEKVALLSKVRQDALLARQKLVLQALFVKWDNDGSGFLGLDEVEALLFKYKEGMETEVMARGREALSSSQSQRSIQRLSAPEFCKYIQGVVRQLPGPDEEVFESLVEYLTSSVERSQAEKLRGASRRKWLQQIQVAAETSGGNLQPVYKALFQALFKDAEAHGNNKRISANIGLLEESSVGGGWTQIIRYVACTADDTPYVLNKTLQRDMKGVSFAAVESGIPQHVPRVQYHGHIHFWNTDRPEEERKGSLIVLPLIDMQQRAFGTLSIDTMRDPRERNIFLTHEISFYQGVTNAFSASYNHVQQIKDILQLISSALAWIYSRAPNIRSITTYLMEPSVDKLQGYVFRKMMSTDNNTGLSEIYSSPAMLRRQDNLFRDYLFKCADSSEVITTDAYGERHIAVPIRNSAGRALGVLDLSTGQCKELPAHEYQDLQKMLQMLQEACYEILEENQFSDTQKKSILEAERVSGHRRAAVLFHRFMLQDLRQCVSKLDHQSFAELKSYKEPPTMVHSILKAVLLLFCPDWAESDEVESWNQCKLKVNSDLIRKILFFDPTAQSVQIKPEMLAKYIKGIPRGAVWKHGSIPAEHLYNWAFTCLSLMELTEKIPNTQSPSLITVPVPNRSENA, encoded by the exons ATGGATGCAGAAAGTGATTACAGTGCTCACACCTCCTCCCTGGACTGTAGTAGTGAAAAACTAGAAAGCAACCCAAAAAACAATGCCATTCAGACTCAAGACAGAGGTGGTGACTGGAGAACAATATTTTTTGACAAAATGCAAGAAAGAGGATTAAAGCTACAACAGAAGACCTTGGAAAGTCTAAAACTCCAGCAAGcacaagaaaagaaagaaaaaaaggcaaatcctCCAGATGAACAGGCCAAAGATTGGTTTAGCCAGGATAAAACAACTGTGCATACCAGAGCCTACTTACTTGACAAGCTGATGCCTTCCATTGTACCGGGGCTGGAAGCTCTACTTAAAGAATTAGAGAAAAGAAAGGTTCTAGAAGACAGTTCCATTGCATTTGATCCAATTATATATCTTGGAGAGCAGCTCATGAGGCATAATCCAGAGTATGTTAGGGATCTTCAAAGCAATTCATATGTACAAGGGCTAAAAGAGGTTCTTTCTGATCTCAAAGAACAGATTTTTGATCTAGAATTTAACAG ACTTGGTCAACTAAAGGAAGAAATGAGGGAAGTCCAGCACCAGAGAGCACAAATAGAAAGCATCCAATCCCAGGTGAAGCATGAGAGGCGAGAAGTTCTGGCTATGCAGTTCCAAGAATGGACTTTGGATGTCAGTGGAAGGATCCCTCTTGTGCTG GTACAAAGTGCATTAAAATCTTTTTCGGAAGTAATAGCTAACCTTCCATTGGATGAAAAAGCAG CTTATGAAGAGGAGCTGAAGACGGTGAACACAATGGAATGTATGCTAACTCAGGAAGAATTTGTGGAG TATGTGCATCCATTTATCTGTCACTTCAGTACAGACTTATTTCAGGAGTTCCTGCATCATCTCTCACAGTGTGCAGATACATTTCGTGAAACCATTCGACATGACATCTGGAGACAGATGTTTTCTGATCTCTTCTTTGCATGTGACCCAGGAAAG GTtggctttcttgacagacagagAGTCCTGGCTTTACTGGAAACTTTCTATGAAAAAACTATTTCAGAAACTGATGAATGGCAGCCACGAAACCCTAGGCAAT GGCCAGTGGTTGAGCTGGATGAAATGGATCCAACAGACTTTTGGGCTGACTTCCAAGAAGGAGTAAAGTCTTTAGAGGAACAAGAAGGTTCCGTTATGGCAATCTCAGCAACGACTCAAATATCAACTCCAACAGAAGGCGATTATCATTTAATAGGCCCTATGCAAGAACAAG ataagcTAGATGGAATTCCTTCAACTGAAGGCAGTAGTGAATCACATCTTATTGGTTTGCCATTCCCAACAAAGTCAGAGGCACCTACTGCTGAAGACATTAGGAGTAGTGACTCATATCTCATTGATGGAAAACCTTGGTCAG GAAAACTTCTGACTGCTGATCTGGCCATTAAGTACAGCTCTTACGGtgacaaaatccaagatgagtgcaatgcagcagcttctaaatTCACAG ATTTGCACCCTATCATGTCAGAGATTAACTCCCGAGGCCCATCATGCATTGCAAGTGCGTTCAATGACAGTGCATTAAATTTACCCCAGTTTGTACAATTGATGGAGACTTTCCTGGGGGAAGGGGCACCACACTCATTTGTGGAGAAGCTTGTATCCTTTATACAGAAGGAATATGCTGAGACAGAAGAGGAGAAGGTGGCATTGTTGTCAAAA GTTCGACAAGATGCCTTACTGGCACGACAAAAGTTGGTGCTGCAAGCTCTCTTTGTGAAGTGGGACAATGATGGATCTGGGTTTCTGGGACTAGATGAGGTTGAGGCTCTGCTGTTCAAGTACAAGGAAGGCATGGAAACTGAGGTGATGGCAAGAG GAAGGGAAGCACTGAGTTCCTCCCAATCTCAAAGGAGCATTCAGAGGCTCTCGGCTCCTGAATTCTGCAAATACATTCAGGGTGTGGTGAGGCAGCTGCCTGGTCCTGATGAGGAGGTGTTTGAAAGCTTGGTGGAATACCTGACATCCAGTGTGGAACGTTCTCAGGCTGAGAAGCTGCGAGGGGCTTCCAGAAGAAAGTGGTTGCAGCAAATCCAAGTGGCAGCTGAGACAAGTGGAGGAAATCTGCAGCCTGTGTACAAAGCTCTGTTTCAGGCACTTTTTAAG GATGCAGAGGCCCATGGAAATAACAAAAGGATTAGTGCTAACATTGGCCTTCTGGAGGAGAGCTCAGTTGGTGGAGGATGGACACAGATCATCCGTTATGTAGCTTGTACTGCAGATGATACTCCGTATGTACTAAACAAGACCCTACAAAGAGATATGAAGGGTGTGAG CTTTGCAGCAGTGGAGAGCGGAATACCACAGCATGTGCCTCGGGTTCAGTACCACGGACACATCCATTTCTGGAATACAGACCGACCAGAAGAAGAGCGCAAAGGGTCTCTTATTGTCCTGCCTCTCATTGATATGCAACAACGGGCATTTGGTACCCTTTCCATTGATACAATGAGAGATCCCCGGGAAAGGAATATATTTCTCACTCATGAGATCAGCTTTTATCAG GGGGTCACCAATGCATTCAGTGCATCATATAATCACGTGCAACAAATCAAGGATATTCTTCAACTAATAAGCAGTGCCCTTGCCTGGATCTACAGCCGTGCTCCCAACATCCGCAGCATCACCACATACCTAATGGAGCCCAGTGTAGATAAG TTACAGGGTTATGTGTTTCGCAAAATGATGAGCACAGATAATAACACAGGGCTGTCTGAAATCTACAGCTCCCCAGCCATGCTGCGCAGGCAGGATAATCTTTTCAG GGATTACCTCTTTAAGTGTGCCGATAGCTCAGAAGTTATTACAACAGATGCCTATGGAGAGCGTCACATTGCTGTACCTATTCGCAACTCAGCGGGACGGGCACTTGGAGTGCTGGATCTAAGCACTGGGCAGTGCAAGGAGCTACCTGCACACGAGTATCAAGATCTGCAAAAAATGCTGCAAATGCTGCAGGAAGCTTGCTATGAAATCCTAGAGGAGAACCAATTCAGCGACACCCAGAAAAAGTCTATCCTAG AGGCAGAGCGAGTGTCTGGGCACAGACGGGCAGCGGTTCTGTTCCATCGCTTCATGCTGCAGGATCTGCGTCAGTGTGTGAGCAAACTCGACCACCAGTCTTTTGCTGAGCTCAAGAGTTACAAGGAACCCCCTACCATGGTGCATAGTATCCTCAAAGCTGTGCTGCTCCTCTTCTGCCCTGACTGGGCCGAATCAGATGAAGTTGAAAGCTGGAATCAGTGTAAACTG AAAGTTAACAGCGATTTGATCAGGAAAATTTTATTCTTTGACCCAACTGCCCAATCTGTGCAGATTAAACCAGAGATGCTGGCCAAGTATATCAAAG GTATTCCCAGGGGTGCAGTTTGGAAACATGGCTCCATCCCTGCTGAACATCTATATAACTGGGCCTTCACCTGTCTCTCCCTAATGGAACTTACAGAGAAAATCCCAAATACACAGAGTCCATCACTGATCACTGTGCCAGTACCAAACAGAAGTGAAAACGCTTAA
- the efcab5 gene encoding EF-hand calcium-binding domain-containing protein 5 isoform X2 yields the protein MDAESDYSAHTSSLDCSSEKLESNPKNNAIQTQDRGGDWRTIFFDKMQERGLKLQQKTLESLKLQQAQEKKEKKANPPDEQAKDWFSQDKTTVHTRAYLLDKLMPSIVPGLEALLKELEKRKVLEDSSIAFDPIIYLGEQLMRHNPEYVRDLQSNSYVQGLKEVLSDLKEQIFDLEFNRLGQLKEEMREVQHQRAQIESIQSQVKHERREVLAMQFQEWTLDVSGRIPLVLVQSALKSFSEVIANLPLDEKAAYEEELKTVNTMECMLTQEEFVEYVHPFICHFSTDLFQEFLHHLSQCADTFRETIRHDIWRQMFSDLFFACDPGKVGFLDRQRVLALLETFYEKTISETDEWQPRNPRQWPVVELDEMDPTDFWADFQEGVKSLEEQEGSVMAISATTQISTPTEGDYHLIGPMQEQDKLDGIPSTEGSSESHLIGLPFPTKSEAPTAEDIRSSDSYLIDGKPWSGKLLTADLAIKYSSYGDKIQDECNAAASKFTDLHPIMSEINSRGPSCIASAFNDSALNLPQFVQLMETFLGEGAPHSFVEKLVSFIQKEYAETEEEKVALLSKVRQDALLARQKLVLQALFVKWDNDGSGFLGLDEVEALLFKYKEGMETEVMARGREALSSSQSQRSIQRLSAPEFCKYIQGVVRQLPGPDEEVFESLVEYLTSSVERSQAEKLRGASRRKWLQQIQVAAETSGGNLQPVYKALFQALFKDAEAHGNNKRISANIGLLEESSVGGGWTQIIRYVACTADDTPYVLNKTLQRDMKGVSFAAVESGIPQHVPRVQYHGHIHFWNTDRPEEERKGSLIVLPLIDMQQRAFGTLSIDTMRDPRERNIFLTHEISFYQGVTNAFSASYNHVQQIKDILQLISSALAWIYSRAPNIRSITTYLMEPSVDKGYVFRKMMSTDNNTGLSEIYSSPAMLRRQDNLFRDYLFKCADSSEVITTDAYGERHIAVPIRNSAGRALGVLDLSTGQCKELPAHEYQDLQKMLQMLQEACYEILEENQFSDTQKKSILEAERVSGHRRAAVLFHRFMLQDLRQCVSKLDHQSFAELKSYKEPPTMVHSILKAVLLLFCPDWAESDEVESWNQCKLKVNSDLIRKILFFDPTAQSVQIKPEMLAKYIKGIPRGAVWKHGSIPAEHLYNWAFTCLSLMELTEKIPNTQSPSLITVPVPNRSENA from the exons ATGGATGCAGAAAGTGATTACAGTGCTCACACCTCCTCCCTGGACTGTAGTAGTGAAAAACTAGAAAGCAACCCAAAAAACAATGCCATTCAGACTCAAGACAGAGGTGGTGACTGGAGAACAATATTTTTTGACAAAATGCAAGAAAGAGGATTAAAGCTACAACAGAAGACCTTGGAAAGTCTAAAACTCCAGCAAGcacaagaaaagaaagaaaaaaaggcaaatcctCCAGATGAACAGGCCAAAGATTGGTTTAGCCAGGATAAAACAACTGTGCATACCAGAGCCTACTTACTTGACAAGCTGATGCCTTCCATTGTACCGGGGCTGGAAGCTCTACTTAAAGAATTAGAGAAAAGAAAGGTTCTAGAAGACAGTTCCATTGCATTTGATCCAATTATATATCTTGGAGAGCAGCTCATGAGGCATAATCCAGAGTATGTTAGGGATCTTCAAAGCAATTCATATGTACAAGGGCTAAAAGAGGTTCTTTCTGATCTCAAAGAACAGATTTTTGATCTAGAATTTAACAG ACTTGGTCAACTAAAGGAAGAAATGAGGGAAGTCCAGCACCAGAGAGCACAAATAGAAAGCATCCAATCCCAGGTGAAGCATGAGAGGCGAGAAGTTCTGGCTATGCAGTTCCAAGAATGGACTTTGGATGTCAGTGGAAGGATCCCTCTTGTGCTG GTACAAAGTGCATTAAAATCTTTTTCGGAAGTAATAGCTAACCTTCCATTGGATGAAAAAGCAG CTTATGAAGAGGAGCTGAAGACGGTGAACACAATGGAATGTATGCTAACTCAGGAAGAATTTGTGGAG TATGTGCATCCATTTATCTGTCACTTCAGTACAGACTTATTTCAGGAGTTCCTGCATCATCTCTCACAGTGTGCAGATACATTTCGTGAAACCATTCGACATGACATCTGGAGACAGATGTTTTCTGATCTCTTCTTTGCATGTGACCCAGGAAAG GTtggctttcttgacagacagagAGTCCTGGCTTTACTGGAAACTTTCTATGAAAAAACTATTTCAGAAACTGATGAATGGCAGCCACGAAACCCTAGGCAAT GGCCAGTGGTTGAGCTGGATGAAATGGATCCAACAGACTTTTGGGCTGACTTCCAAGAAGGAGTAAAGTCTTTAGAGGAACAAGAAGGTTCCGTTATGGCAATCTCAGCAACGACTCAAATATCAACTCCAACAGAAGGCGATTATCATTTAATAGGCCCTATGCAAGAACAAG ataagcTAGATGGAATTCCTTCAACTGAAGGCAGTAGTGAATCACATCTTATTGGTTTGCCATTCCCAACAAAGTCAGAGGCACCTACTGCTGAAGACATTAGGAGTAGTGACTCATATCTCATTGATGGAAAACCTTGGTCAG GAAAACTTCTGACTGCTGATCTGGCCATTAAGTACAGCTCTTACGGtgacaaaatccaagatgagtgcaatgcagcagcttctaaatTCACAG ATTTGCACCCTATCATGTCAGAGATTAACTCCCGAGGCCCATCATGCATTGCAAGTGCGTTCAATGACAGTGCATTAAATTTACCCCAGTTTGTACAATTGATGGAGACTTTCCTGGGGGAAGGGGCACCACACTCATTTGTGGAGAAGCTTGTATCCTTTATACAGAAGGAATATGCTGAGACAGAAGAGGAGAAGGTGGCATTGTTGTCAAAA GTTCGACAAGATGCCTTACTGGCACGACAAAAGTTGGTGCTGCAAGCTCTCTTTGTGAAGTGGGACAATGATGGATCTGGGTTTCTGGGACTAGATGAGGTTGAGGCTCTGCTGTTCAAGTACAAGGAAGGCATGGAAACTGAGGTGATGGCAAGAG GAAGGGAAGCACTGAGTTCCTCCCAATCTCAAAGGAGCATTCAGAGGCTCTCGGCTCCTGAATTCTGCAAATACATTCAGGGTGTGGTGAGGCAGCTGCCTGGTCCTGATGAGGAGGTGTTTGAAAGCTTGGTGGAATACCTGACATCCAGTGTGGAACGTTCTCAGGCTGAGAAGCTGCGAGGGGCTTCCAGAAGAAAGTGGTTGCAGCAAATCCAAGTGGCAGCTGAGACAAGTGGAGGAAATCTGCAGCCTGTGTACAAAGCTCTGTTTCAGGCACTTTTTAAG GATGCAGAGGCCCATGGAAATAACAAAAGGATTAGTGCTAACATTGGCCTTCTGGAGGAGAGCTCAGTTGGTGGAGGATGGACACAGATCATCCGTTATGTAGCTTGTACTGCAGATGATACTCCGTATGTACTAAACAAGACCCTACAAAGAGATATGAAGGGTGTGAG CTTTGCAGCAGTGGAGAGCGGAATACCACAGCATGTGCCTCGGGTTCAGTACCACGGACACATCCATTTCTGGAATACAGACCGACCAGAAGAAGAGCGCAAAGGGTCTCTTATTGTCCTGCCTCTCATTGATATGCAACAACGGGCATTTGGTACCCTTTCCATTGATACAATGAGAGATCCCCGGGAAAGGAATATATTTCTCACTCATGAGATCAGCTTTTATCAG GGGGTCACCAATGCATTCAGTGCATCATATAATCACGTGCAACAAATCAAGGATATTCTTCAACTAATAAGCAGTGCCCTTGCCTGGATCTACAGCCGTGCTCCCAACATCCGCAGCATCACCACATACCTAATGGAGCCCAGTGTAGATAAG GGTTATGTGTTTCGCAAAATGATGAGCACAGATAATAACACAGGGCTGTCTGAAATCTACAGCTCCCCAGCCATGCTGCGCAGGCAGGATAATCTTTTCAG GGATTACCTCTTTAAGTGTGCCGATAGCTCAGAAGTTATTACAACAGATGCCTATGGAGAGCGTCACATTGCTGTACCTATTCGCAACTCAGCGGGACGGGCACTTGGAGTGCTGGATCTAAGCACTGGGCAGTGCAAGGAGCTACCTGCACACGAGTATCAAGATCTGCAAAAAATGCTGCAAATGCTGCAGGAAGCTTGCTATGAAATCCTAGAGGAGAACCAATTCAGCGACACCCAGAAAAAGTCTATCCTAG AGGCAGAGCGAGTGTCTGGGCACAGACGGGCAGCGGTTCTGTTCCATCGCTTCATGCTGCAGGATCTGCGTCAGTGTGTGAGCAAACTCGACCACCAGTCTTTTGCTGAGCTCAAGAGTTACAAGGAACCCCCTACCATGGTGCATAGTATCCTCAAAGCTGTGCTGCTCCTCTTCTGCCCTGACTGGGCCGAATCAGATGAAGTTGAAAGCTGGAATCAGTGTAAACTG AAAGTTAACAGCGATTTGATCAGGAAAATTTTATTCTTTGACCCAACTGCCCAATCTGTGCAGATTAAACCAGAGATGCTGGCCAAGTATATCAAAG GTATTCCCAGGGGTGCAGTTTGGAAACATGGCTCCATCCCTGCTGAACATCTATATAACTGGGCCTTCACCTGTCTCTCCCTAATGGAACTTACAGAGAAAATCCCAAATACACAGAGTCCATCACTGATCACTGTGCCAGTACCAAACAGAAGTGAAAACGCTTAA